A portion of the Sandaracinobacteroides saxicola genome contains these proteins:
- a CDS encoding thiolase family protein, protein MTEVCIIGAGIHRFGRTDGVSGLQQGVFAVRQALADAGVDWRDIGIAFGGSSAAGNADIMVSELGLTGVPFINVANGCATGGSALYGAFTAIKSGEAELALAVGFDKHPRGSFDPKPSDWGLPDWYGEVGLMLTTQFFALKLRRYMEVHGISARTLGLVAEKAFENGARAEHSWRKTPTDLETILNAPMVNDPLTKFMFCSPAEGGVALVLASAKKARELGATGVRLLTATVRTRPPGSFEVFSPSLDLERGPSPTQIASAAAFESAGVGPGDIDVAQLQDTESGAEIMHMAENGFCADGAQEAWLHEGRTKIGGALPVNTDGGCLACGEPIGASGLRQVYENVIQLRGAAGARQVAGARTAYSHVYGAPGLSAVTILQR, encoded by the coding sequence ATGACTGAGGTGTGCATCATCGGCGCCGGCATCCATCGCTTCGGGCGGACGGACGGGGTCAGCGGGTTGCAGCAGGGGGTGTTCGCGGTTCGGCAGGCGCTGGCGGATGCCGGCGTCGACTGGCGGGACATCGGCATTGCCTTTGGCGGCAGCAGCGCGGCGGGCAATGCCGACATCATGGTGAGCGAGCTGGGCCTGACCGGCGTGCCCTTCATCAACGTGGCGAACGGCTGCGCCACCGGCGGCTCGGCGCTCTATGGCGCCTTCACCGCGATCAAGTCCGGCGAGGCCGAGCTGGCGCTGGCGGTGGGGTTCGACAAGCATCCGCGCGGCTCCTTCGATCCGAAGCCGTCGGACTGGGGGCTGCCCGACTGGTATGGCGAGGTCGGGCTGATGCTGACCACGCAATTCTTCGCGCTGAAGCTGCGGCGCTATATGGAGGTGCACGGCATCAGCGCGCGGACGCTGGGGCTGGTCGCGGAAAAGGCGTTCGAGAATGGCGCGCGGGCCGAGCACAGCTGGCGCAAGACCCCGACCGACCTGGAGACGATCCTGAACGCGCCGATGGTGAATGATCCGCTGACCAAGTTCATGTTCTGCTCGCCGGCGGAGGGCGGCGTGGCGCTGGTGCTGGCGAGCGCGAAGAAGGCCCGCGAGCTGGGCGCGACCGGCGTGCGGCTGCTGACGGCGACGGTGCGGACGCGCCCGCCGGGGAGTTTCGAGGTGTTCAGCCCGAGCCTGGACCTGGAACGGGGCCCGTCGCCGACACAGATCGCCAGCGCGGCGGCGTTCGAGAGCGCCGGCGTCGGCCCGGGCGACATCGACGTCGCGCAGTTGCAGGACACGGAATCGGGCGCCGAGATCATGCACATGGCGGAGAATGGCTTCTGCGCCGACGGCGCGCAGGAGGCCTGGCTGCACGAGGGGCGCACGAAGATCGGCGGCGCGCTGCCGGTCAATACCGATGGCGGCTGCCTGGCGTGCGGGGAGCCGATCGGCGCCTCGGGGCTGCGGCAGGTGTATGAAAATGTCATCCAGCTTCGCGGCGCCGCCGGCGCGCGGCAGGTGGCGGGCGCGCGCACGGCCTACAGCCATGTCTATGGCGCGCCGGGGCTGAGCGCGGTGACGATCCTGCAACGATAA
- a CDS encoding SDR family NAD(P)-dependent oxidoreductase, which yields MGMLDGRVALITGAAGGIGAASAEAMITQGARVACADLDRARLEETVARLGPGALALTLDVTSRASWAAAVDATLAAFGRLDILVNSAGISEPGSIEDMSDDSWNRHIAINLNGVMYGMQAATPALKAGGNGSIVNIASMLSIRPGGIFTAYCASKAGMAHMSKAAALHFANNRIPVRVNTVHPGAIETPMLDRYLDLNPGLTREQAYEGFAANHPVGRVGKAHEVAAAVLWLASDASSFTTGAEIPVDGAGHIRD from the coding sequence ATGGGGATGCTGGACGGGCGCGTGGCGCTGATCACCGGGGCGGCGGGCGGCATCGGGGCGGCGAGCGCCGAGGCGATGATCACGCAAGGCGCGCGGGTGGCCTGCGCCGACCTCGACCGCGCGCGGTTGGAGGAAACGGTGGCGCGGCTGGGGCCGGGCGCGCTGGCGCTGACGCTGGATGTCACCAGCCGCGCCAGCTGGGCGGCGGCGGTGGACGCGACGCTGGCGGCGTTCGGCCGGCTGGACATTTTGGTGAACAGCGCCGGCATCAGCGAGCCGGGCAGCATCGAGGACATGAGCGACGACAGCTGGAACCGCCACATCGCCATCAACCTGAATGGCGTGATGTATGGCATGCAGGCGGCGACGCCGGCGCTGAAGGCGGGCGGCAACGGCAGCATCGTCAACATCGCCTCGATGCTGTCGATCCGGCCCGGCGGCATCTTCACCGCCTATTGCGCCAGCAAGGCGGGGATGGCGCACATGTCGAAGGCGGCGGCGCTGCATTTCGCCAACAACCGTATCCCCGTCCGCGTCAACACGGTGCACCCCGGTGCCATCGAGACGCCGATGCTCGACCGCTATCTCGACCTGAACCCCGGCCTGACGCGGGAGCAGGCCTACGAAGGCTTTGCCGCCAACCATCCCGTCGGCCGGGTGGGGAAGGCGCATGAGGTGGCGGCCGCAGTGCTGTGGCTGGCGAGCGATGCCAGCAGCTTCACCACCGGCGCGGAAATCCCGGTGGATGGCGCCGGGCACATCAGGGACTGA
- a CDS encoding ThuA domain-containing protein, whose product MTEGPIQLHFVAAGKYHDIDFARLEILKLFAGEPRIRATVAMDYSNLDRLRECSCLVTYTCDLMPSEAEAAAIRAWLESGGRWLALHGTNSILRFLDSGLVDSPDERPDVMAMLGTQFVAHPPIGAYTVRNAAPDHPLVRGEPDFETIDELYLTRTTAAIDVYLNTHFTGEATGFVESEWRDAEVPVLYQVRHGAGAVLYFTLGHCRGHYDVPVFTPFWPHPEKGSWNYPAYHRILKRCLDWAIDELGQ is encoded by the coding sequence ATGACCGAAGGCCCCATCCAGCTGCACTTCGTCGCCGCCGGCAAATATCATGACATCGATTTCGCGCGGCTGGAAATCCTGAAGCTGTTCGCCGGCGAGCCGCGCATCCGGGCGACGGTCGCCATGGATTACAGCAACCTCGACCGGCTGCGCGAATGCAGCTGCCTCGTCACCTACACCTGCGACCTGATGCCGAGCGAGGCCGAAGCCGCCGCCATCAGGGCCTGGCTGGAGAGCGGTGGCCGCTGGCTGGCGCTGCACGGCACCAACAGCATCTTGCGCTTTCTGGATTCGGGCCTGGTGGACAGCCCCGATGAACGCCCCGACGTGATGGCGATGCTGGGGACGCAGTTCGTGGCGCACCCGCCGATCGGCGCCTATACCGTGCGCAACGCCGCGCCCGACCATCCGCTGGTGCGCGGCGAGCCGGATTTCGAGACCATCGACGAACTTTATCTGACCCGCACCACCGCGGCCATCGATGTCTATCTGAACACGCATTTCACCGGTGAAGCGACCGGGTTCGTGGAGAGCGAATGGCGGGACGCCGAGGTGCCGGTGCTCTATCAGGTGAGGCATGGCGCCGGCGCCGTGCTCTATTTCACGCTGGGGCATTGCCGCGGCCATTATGACGTGCCGGTGTTCACGCCCTTCTGGCCGCACCCCGAAAAGGGCAGCTGGAATTACCCGGCCTATCACCGCATCCTGAAACGCTGCCTTGACTGGGCGATCGACGAACTGGGGCAATGA